One stretch of Cellulomonas wangsupingiae DNA includes these proteins:
- a CDS encoding SgcJ/EcaC family oxidoreductase — protein MDATEAIDVTMSGIEASWSAGDARAFAALHAPTATYLAFDGTLMIGRHEIESGHAPLFRGIMRGSRLVSWDRHVRLVSPDVAVATQKGGIIMRWQGDRATPSAKRVSANTTVLVRDGDRWVVTAFQNTRYRPWAQTLVGRVMTRSTR, from the coding sequence ATGGATGCCACCGAGGCGATCGACGTGACGATGAGCGGGATCGAGGCATCCTGGTCCGCGGGGGACGCGCGGGCCTTCGCTGCGCTGCACGCGCCGACGGCGACCTACCTCGCGTTCGACGGCACGCTGATGATCGGACGGCACGAGATCGAGAGCGGGCACGCGCCGCTGTTCCGCGGGATCATGCGCGGCTCGCGGCTCGTCAGCTGGGACCGTCACGTGCGGCTGGTCTCGCCCGACGTCGCGGTCGCCACGCAGAAGGGCGGGATCATCATGCGGTGGCAGGGCGACCGCGCGACGCCGTCGGCGAAGCGGGTCTCGGCGAACACGACGGTGCTCGTCCGCGACGGGGACCGGTGGGTGGTGACGGCGTTCCAGAACACCCGGTACCGGCCGTGGGCGCAGACGCTGGTGGGCCGGGTGATGACCCGGTCGACGCGATGA
- a CDS encoding TIGR03557 family F420-dependent LLM class oxidoreductase: MLEQFHPREAVELSAYAEQHGFSGVMAADHFQPWVPAQGESSFVWNVLTAVGERTTGDMGPGVTAPTFRWHPAMVAQASATLAAMYPGRHWLGLGSGEALNEHVVAGYWPEAPERINRMFEAIDIIKKLFTASLAGKDVKHAGPFYKLESTRLWTMPEVAPEILVATAGPVTAKRTGRHADGIITVGAPLEKISGLFGKFAEGAREAGKDPDTMPKVLQLHLSWAPTDEQALANAMHEWPNGGMKFPKADIRSPFDFEQMAKLVRPEDFDGRMVISSDPDVHRAEIQKYVDLGFDRIYLHNVGRNQREWIEVFGRDVLPKLTR; this comes from the coding sequence ATGCTGGAGCAGTTCCACCCGCGCGAGGCGGTGGAGCTGTCGGCGTACGCCGAGCAGCACGGGTTCTCCGGCGTGATGGCCGCGGACCACTTCCAGCCCTGGGTGCCCGCCCAGGGGGAGTCCTCCTTCGTGTGGAACGTGCTCACCGCCGTCGGCGAGCGCACCACGGGTGACATGGGACCGGGCGTCACGGCGCCGACGTTCCGGTGGCACCCGGCGATGGTGGCGCAGGCCTCGGCGACGCTGGCCGCGATGTACCCCGGGCGGCACTGGCTCGGGCTGGGCTCCGGGGAGGCGCTGAACGAGCACGTCGTCGCCGGCTACTGGCCGGAGGCCCCGGAGCGGATCAACCGCATGTTCGAGGCCATCGACATCATCAAGAAGCTGTTCACGGCGTCGCTCGCCGGCAAGGACGTCAAGCACGCCGGTCCGTTCTACAAGCTCGAGTCGACGCGCCTGTGGACCATGCCGGAGGTCGCCCCGGAGATCCTCGTCGCGACCGCCGGGCCCGTCACCGCCAAGCGCACGGGCCGGCACGCCGACGGCATCATCACGGTCGGCGCGCCGCTGGAGAAGATCTCGGGGCTGTTCGGCAAGTTCGCCGAGGGTGCCCGCGAGGCCGGCAAGGACCCCGACACGATGCCCAAGGTGCTGCAGCTGCACCTGTCGTGGGCGCCGACGGACGAGCAGGCGCTCGCGAACGCCATGCACGAGTGGCCCAACGGCGGCATGAAGTTCCCCAAGGCCGACATCCGCTCGCCGTTCGACTTCGAGCAGATGGCCAAGCTGGTGCGCCCGGAGGACTTCGACGGCCGGATGGTCATCTCGTCCGACCCCGACGTCCACCGCGCCGAGATCCAGAAGTACGTCGACCTCGGGTTCGACCGGATCTACCTGCACAACGTCGGCCGCAACCAGCGCGAGTGGATCGAGGTCTTCGGCCGCGACGTGCTGCCGAAGCTGACGCGGTGA
- a CDS encoding class I SAM-dependent methyltransferase, which yields MTTPTPPRAAPTAGASVADLAAWDRVAGTYATTVGGPDDSFWRRFAPFLDRWLPTGAPRVLDLGCGHGWLAGILAERGARVLGVDGSAELVARARADHPTLRFEVADLTAGVPGAAPGPFDAVVSHMVLMDLPVLDRVLADVASLLTDDGVLIATLLHPAFFHQQPVYDDERHRRVTGYLQHEERWIDGFGGHRHYHRPLSWYVQRLRDAGLVLVDLDEPPSLPTRHVPEHAWTDDERWFATIPTMLSFAARRG from the coding sequence ATGACGACGCCGACACCGCCGCGCGCTGCACCGACGGCCGGGGCCTCGGTCGCCGACCTCGCTGCCTGGGACCGGGTGGCGGGCACCTACGCGACGACCGTGGGAGGCCCCGACGACTCCTTCTGGCGTCGGTTCGCGCCGTTCCTCGACCGCTGGCTGCCGACCGGCGCACCGCGCGTGCTGGATCTCGGCTGCGGGCACGGGTGGCTCGCCGGGATCCTCGCGGAACGCGGCGCGCGCGTCCTCGGCGTGGACGGCAGCGCCGAGCTCGTCGCGCGGGCGCGGGCCGACCACCCGACGCTGAGGTTCGAGGTCGCGGACCTCACCGCGGGCGTCCCGGGCGCTGCACCCGGGCCGTTCGACGCCGTCGTGAGCCACATGGTCCTCATGGACCTGCCGGTCCTCGACCGCGTGCTGGCCGACGTCGCCTCGCTCCTGACGGACGACGGGGTCCTGATCGCGACGCTCCTGCACCCCGCGTTCTTCCACCAGCAGCCCGTGTACGACGACGAGCGGCACCGCCGCGTCACGGGCTACCTGCAGCACGAGGAGCGGTGGATCGACGGGTTCGGCGGTCACCGCCACTACCACCGGCCGCTGTCCTGGTATGTGCAGCGGCTGCGCGACGCGGGCCTGGTGCTCGTCGACCTGGACGAGCCGCCGTCCCTCCCCACGCGTCACGTCCCCGAGCACGCGTGGACGGACGACGAGCGCTGGTTCGCGACGATCCCCACGATGCTGTCGTTCGCCGCGCGGCGGGGGTGA
- a CDS encoding HhH-GPD-type base excision DNA repair protein codes for MTSRLWMTGDEAADRLLDDDPFALLVGMLLDQQVAMETAFAGPAKIADRMGGWDVHRIAEADPDDFTALCATPPAVHRYPGSMAGRIQAVARAVVEQYDGDVTRLWTDGDPDGPTVLRRLKALPGFGDQKARIFLALLGKQRGVQPAGWREAAGAYGDDEFRSIADVRDAGSLGKVRETKRAAKAAAKAAR; via the coding sequence ATGACCTCCAGGCTCTGGATGACCGGTGACGAGGCCGCCGACCGGCTCCTCGACGACGACCCGTTCGCGCTGCTGGTCGGCATGCTCCTGGACCAGCAGGTGGCGATGGAGACGGCGTTCGCGGGTCCCGCGAAGATCGCCGACCGCATGGGCGGCTGGGACGTGCACCGCATCGCCGAGGCCGACCCCGACGACTTCACCGCGCTGTGCGCGACACCGCCGGCGGTGCACCGCTACCCCGGGTCGATGGCCGGTCGCATCCAGGCGGTCGCCCGGGCCGTGGTGGAGCAGTACGACGGCGACGTCACGCGGCTGTGGACGGACGGCGACCCGGACGGACCGACGGTGCTGCGCCGCCTCAAGGCGCTGCCCGGCTTCGGGGACCAGAAGGCCCGCATCTTCCTCGCCCTGCTGGGCAAGCAGCGCGGCGTGCAGCCCGCGGGGTGGCGCGAGGCCGCCGGCGCGTACGGCGACGACGAGTTCCGGTCCATCGCCGACGTCCGCGACGCCGGGTCGCTGGGCAAGGTCCGGGAGACCAAGCGGGCCGCCAAGGCTGCGGCGAAGGCCGCGCGCTGA
- a CDS encoding MarR family winged helix-turn-helix transcriptional regulator gives MSSSPDLGRELSSAVVLFHQAVAARVGLSAGDLKTLELIEREGPFSATELARRTGLTGAAITSLVGRLAAGGHVLRETDPADRRRAIIRAVPSTNPELAEAFTRLGGALGGLLAEYTPDQQAAIVEYLGRMITTLREQTVLLGATQHGHGRPDARAAP, from the coding sequence GTGTCAAGCAGTCCCGACCTCGGCCGCGAGCTCAGCAGCGCCGTCGTCCTCTTCCACCAGGCGGTCGCCGCACGCGTCGGCCTGTCGGCGGGCGACCTGAAGACCCTCGAGCTCATCGAGCGGGAGGGACCCTTCAGCGCCACCGAGCTCGCACGGCGGACCGGCCTCACCGGTGCGGCGATCACCAGCCTCGTCGGACGCCTGGCCGCGGGCGGGCACGTGCTGCGCGAGACGGACCCGGCAGACCGGCGGCGGGCGATCATCCGCGCCGTGCCCTCGACCAACCCGGAGCTCGCCGAGGCCTTCACGCGTCTCGGCGGGGCGCTCGGCGGCCTCCTCGCCGAGTACACGCCCGACCAGCAGGCCGCGATCGTCGAGTACCTCGGTCGCATGATCACCACCCTGCGCGAGCAGACGGTCCTCCTGGGCGCCACGCAGCACGGGCACGGCCGACCCGACGCACGCGCAGCACCCTGA
- a CDS encoding coenzyme F420-0:L-glutamate ligase: MSVGELLVWAPDGIREVVPGDDLVALLAAGLRADAATCPDHALRDGDVVVVTSKVVSKAEGRVVCSDDRERAITDETVRVVATREHAGGVTRIVENHLGLVMAAAGVDASNTPEGTVLLLPVDPDASARTLRAGLADVFGVRIGVLVTDTAGRPWRQGVTDLAIGAAGVEVLDDLRGQLDTFGRPLTMTVAAVADEIASAAELVKGKASGRPVAVVRGVGHVVTDDDGPGARLLVRTGPDDMFHQGSAEAYAQGWKDALERPGR; the protein is encoded by the coding sequence GTGAGCGTGGGCGAGCTGCTCGTCTGGGCGCCGGACGGCATCCGCGAGGTCGTCCCGGGGGACGACCTCGTCGCGCTGCTCGCCGCCGGGCTGCGCGCGGACGCCGCCACGTGCCCCGACCACGCGCTGCGGGACGGCGACGTCGTCGTGGTGACCAGCAAGGTCGTGTCGAAGGCCGAGGGACGGGTGGTCTGTTCCGACGACCGCGAGCGCGCGATCACGGACGAGACCGTGCGCGTCGTCGCGACGCGTGAGCACGCGGGCGGCGTCACGCGGATCGTCGAGAACCACCTCGGGCTCGTCATGGCCGCGGCCGGCGTCGACGCGTCGAACACGCCCGAGGGCACCGTGCTGCTGCTGCCCGTCGACCCCGACGCGTCCGCCCGGACGCTGCGGGCCGGCCTCGCCGACGTGTTCGGCGTGCGGATCGGCGTGCTCGTCACGGACACCGCCGGTCGGCCGTGGCGGCAGGGCGTCACCGACCTGGCCATCGGCGCGGCGGGCGTCGAGGTGCTCGACGACCTGCGCGGGCAGCTCGACACGTTCGGTCGCCCGCTGACCATGACCGTCGCGGCCGTCGCCGACGAGATCGCGAGCGCCGCCGAGCTCGTCAAGGGCAAGGCGTCGGGCCGCCCTGTCGCCGTCGTGCGCGGTGTCGGTCACGTCGTGACCGACGACGACGGGCCGGGCGCGCGCCTGCTGGTGCGCACCGGGCCGGACGACATGTTCCACCAGGGGTCGGCCGAGGCGTACGCGCAGGGGTGGAAGGACGCGCTCGAGCGCCCGGGACGGTGA
- a CDS encoding uridine kinase, with protein sequence MRVRPTTPDALVAHVVERVLELPGRRRVLVDGAGVLGPAVPADALVEPLRAAGRPVVRVHADDFLRPASLRYEHGREDPVAYLEDRLDARALQREVLGPFAVDGAYLPSLWDARRDRATRAAPVRAPQGAVLVLDGELLLGRWLDADLTVHLTVRPDTLARRLGPERAWQLPAFARYEDEATPQDVADVVVRVDDPRHPALVER encoded by the coding sequence GTGCGGGTCCGTCCGACGACCCCCGACGCGCTCGTCGCGCACGTGGTCGAGCGTGTGCTCGAGCTCCCGGGACGACGACGGGTGCTCGTCGACGGAGCCGGGGTGCTCGGGCCGGCAGTGCCGGCCGACGCGCTGGTCGAGCCGCTGCGCGCCGCGGGGCGGCCCGTCGTGCGCGTGCACGCGGACGACTTCCTGCGGCCCGCCTCCCTGCGGTACGAGCACGGCCGCGAGGACCCCGTCGCCTACCTCGAGGACCGGCTCGACGCCCGTGCGCTCCAGCGGGAGGTGCTCGGGCCGTTCGCCGTCGACGGCGCCTACCTGCCGTCGCTGTGGGACGCGCGACGCGACCGCGCCACGCGTGCCGCCCCCGTGCGGGCGCCGCAGGGCGCGGTTCTCGTCCTCGACGGCGAGCTGCTGCTGGGCCGGTGGCTCGACGCCGACCTGACCGTGCACCTGACCGTGCGCCCCGACACGCTCGCGCGCCGGCTGGGCCCGGAGCGCGCCTGGCAGCTGCCCGCGTTCGCGCGGTACGAGGACGAGGCGACGCCCCAGGACGTGGCCGACGTCGTCGTGCGCGTCGACGACCCCCGGCACCCCGCCCTGGTCGAACGGTGA
- a CDS encoding FtsK/SpoIIIE domain-containing protein translates to MRTRLTYRRAAPGGAVDVDVVVTADAGAIVADVADALVRAERAAGNVVTGEVTLALAPPDGGAPRTLPRRAGLAEAGLRAGSTVGLTPADEGAPGTGVAPQDAHARLTVVSGPQAGLEVHLPRGTTTVGRGPHSDVRLTDPLVSTTHARVVVGDTVEVVDAGSSNGVVIGWGRVDRATVGPRDYVVLGETILTLTRVRPADGSGDGAAVVAFNRSPRVVPVHPERTVEAPAPPEPGRPGRFPVVALAAPVVLGAVLYALVPRPTTLVLLALSPLLLIAGWVDKRFSERRRLREETAAFRASLAALEQDLAAGAQDERRVRLGELASTAQAVRAARDLGPTLWSRRPRDPAFLALRPGVGTSASRTTVRLPPRGRAGAEHWAMVEALRDRFADVDGVPVEVSLRAAGAVGVAGPRAEVDDVARALVAQLVCLHAPSELVVTGLASSSSRDRWDWLKWLPHVASPHSPLLGPHLAADPTTSTAVVTALEELVAARRAPGRHGEQAQPAVLLVVEDDAQAERGRLVRLAEDGPDVGVHVLWCAAQVEQLPAACRAFLAVTATGVRVGRTGDGRWDDVVCERLDVAAATDLARRLAAVVDDGAPVVDESDLPRSVGQLSLLGAEVADDPEAVVARWRETGSILARTGTPVRRRGDAGLRAVVGQGSTGRFVLDLRAQGPHALVGGTTGSGKSEFLQSWVLGLATAHSPDRVTFLFVDYKGGAAFADCVDLPHAVGLVTDLSPHLVRRALVSLRAELRRREHLLQRKGVKDLLALERSGDPQTPPSLVIVVDEFAALAADVPQFVDGVVDVAQRGRSLGLHLVLATQRPAGVIKDNLRANTNLRVALRMADEADSADVLGTPLAAGFDPAVPGRGAVRTGPGRLALFQAGYAGGRSRTTTPRVAVGLESLEFGPGEPWDVPLAPDGVPVDDDGPTDLARTVRNLRAAARAEAIPPPRRPWLPELPAVRAHEEVVDPGQTGLVLGVVDRPARQEQHPWVWDPDAEGSLVVLGTSGAGKSATLRTLAVSAALGALGAGGPVHVHGLDLGSGGLAMLDELPVVGSVVDGADTERVQRLMRTLRDALDERATRYAAVRAGSLTDYRALTGRADEPRLLLLLDGLAAFREAHEADPGRTGAWSVLQRLVAEGRPLGVHVAMSAERPGALPTSLAGSVARRLVLRQADEGAYGVLDVPRDVLGPASPPGRGVFAGETDEVQVAVPGGRAAPAEQAAAVAAVARRLRAAGVAATPPVRRLPTVVAASSLPATVDGLPVLGVADDTLQPCGFAPRGTFLLAGMPGSGRTTALVALGDALRRALPAAPLYYVGARRSPVRERVAWTATAGTPEQIATLARDLLPELGAAPADGAPVVLVVEAIADLLGGPAEQALTEAVRTARRNDHFVLAESETSTWGSSWPLVAEVRNGRRGLVLQPDHLDGDALFRTTFPRTGRAEFPPGRGVLVEHGRLRRVQLPVAD, encoded by the coding sequence GTGCGCACCCGACTGACGTACCGCCGCGCCGCCCCGGGCGGTGCCGTCGACGTGGACGTCGTCGTCACCGCCGACGCCGGTGCCATCGTCGCCGACGTCGCCGACGCGCTGGTCCGGGCCGAGCGGGCGGCCGGGAACGTCGTGACCGGTGAGGTGACGCTCGCCCTCGCGCCGCCGGACGGGGGCGCCCCGCGCACGCTGCCGCGTCGGGCCGGGCTGGCCGAGGCGGGGCTGCGCGCCGGGTCGACCGTGGGCCTGACGCCGGCGGACGAGGGGGCGCCGGGGACCGGCGTCGCGCCGCAGGACGCCCACGCACGCCTGACGGTCGTCAGCGGGCCGCAGGCAGGGCTCGAGGTGCACCTGCCGCGGGGCACGACCACCGTGGGCCGCGGGCCGCACAGCGACGTGCGGCTCACCGACCCCCTGGTCTCGACGACGCACGCGCGCGTCGTGGTCGGCGACACGGTGGAGGTCGTCGACGCCGGGTCGTCCAACGGCGTCGTCATCGGCTGGGGCCGGGTGGACCGCGCGACGGTGGGGCCGCGGGACTACGTGGTGCTGGGCGAGACGATCCTCACGCTCACACGCGTGCGCCCGGCCGACGGGTCGGGCGACGGTGCCGCCGTCGTGGCGTTCAACCGCTCGCCCCGCGTCGTGCCCGTGCACCCGGAGCGGACGGTGGAGGCGCCCGCGCCGCCCGAGCCCGGGCGTCCGGGCCGCTTCCCCGTGGTCGCGCTCGCCGCCCCGGTCGTCCTCGGCGCCGTGCTCTACGCGCTCGTGCCGCGCCCCACGACACTGGTCCTCCTCGCGCTCAGCCCGCTGCTCCTGATCGCCGGCTGGGTCGACAAGCGGTTCTCCGAACGTCGCCGGCTGCGGGAGGAGACGGCGGCGTTCCGGGCGTCGCTCGCGGCCCTCGAGCAGGACCTCGCCGCGGGCGCGCAGGACGAGCGGCGCGTGCGGCTCGGCGAGCTGGCGTCGACCGCGCAGGCCGTCCGCGCCGCGCGCGACCTCGGCCCCACCCTCTGGTCGCGGCGTCCGCGCGACCCGGCGTTCCTCGCGCTGCGCCCGGGGGTCGGTACGTCCGCGTCGCGGACCACCGTGCGGCTGCCCCCGCGGGGGCGGGCGGGTGCCGAGCACTGGGCGATGGTGGAGGCGCTGCGGGACCGGTTCGCCGACGTCGACGGCGTGCCCGTGGAGGTCTCGCTGCGTGCCGCGGGAGCCGTGGGGGTCGCCGGCCCGCGGGCGGAGGTCGACGACGTCGCGCGCGCCCTCGTCGCGCAGCTGGTCTGCCTGCACGCGCCCTCCGAGCTCGTCGTGACCGGCCTCGCGTCCTCGTCGAGCCGCGACCGCTGGGACTGGCTCAAGTGGCTGCCGCACGTCGCGTCGCCGCACAGCCCTCTGCTCGGGCCGCACCTGGCCGCGGACCCCACGACGTCCACCGCGGTCGTGACGGCGCTCGAGGAGCTGGTCGCTGCGCGGCGTGCGCCCGGGCGGCACGGCGAGCAGGCGCAGCCCGCGGTCCTCCTCGTCGTCGAGGACGACGCGCAGGCCGAACGCGGGCGCCTGGTCCGGCTCGCCGAGGACGGCCCGGACGTCGGCGTGCACGTGCTGTGGTGCGCCGCGCAGGTCGAGCAGCTCCCCGCCGCCTGCCGGGCGTTCCTGGCGGTCACGGCGACCGGCGTGCGGGTCGGGCGGACGGGCGACGGCCGCTGGGACGACGTCGTGTGCGAGCGGCTCGACGTCGCGGCCGCCACGGACCTCGCCCGCCGGCTCGCGGCCGTCGTCGACGACGGCGCCCCCGTGGTCGACGAGTCGGACCTGCCGCGCAGCGTCGGCCAGCTGAGCCTGCTGGGCGCGGAGGTCGCCGACGATCCCGAGGCTGTCGTCGCGCGCTGGCGCGAGACGGGGTCGATCCTCGCGCGCACCGGCACTCCCGTGCGGCGCCGCGGCGACGCCGGCCTGCGGGCCGTCGTCGGCCAGGGGTCGACCGGTCGGTTCGTGCTCGACCTGCGGGCACAGGGGCCGCACGCGCTGGTCGGCGGCACGACGGGATCGGGCAAGAGCGAGTTCCTGCAGTCCTGGGTGCTGGGGCTGGCCACCGCGCACAGCCCGGACCGTGTGACGTTCCTGTTCGTCGACTACAAGGGCGGCGCGGCGTTCGCGGACTGCGTGGACCTGCCGCACGCCGTCGGCCTGGTCACCGACCTCTCGCCGCACCTCGTGCGGCGCGCGCTGGTCTCGCTGCGCGCCGAGCTGCGCCGCCGCGAGCACCTGCTGCAGCGCAAGGGTGTCAAGGACCTCCTGGCGCTCGAGCGGTCGGGGGACCCGCAGACCCCGCCGTCCCTGGTCATCGTCGTCGACGAGTTCGCCGCGCTCGCCGCGGACGTGCCGCAGTTCGTCGACGGCGTGGTCGACGTCGCGCAGCGTGGCCGGTCGCTCGGTCTGCACCTCGTGCTGGCCACGCAGCGGCCCGCGGGCGTCATCAAGGACAACCTGCGCGCGAACACCAACCTGCGCGTCGCGCTGCGGATGGCCGACGAGGCCGACTCCGCCGACGTCCTCGGCACGCCCCTGGCCGCGGGGTTCGACCCGGCCGTGCCGGGCCGCGGCGCCGTGCGCACCGGCCCGGGGCGGCTCGCGCTGTTCCAGGCGGGCTACGCCGGCGGCCGGTCGCGCACGACGACGCCGCGGGTCGCCGTCGGCCTGGAGTCGCTCGAGTTCGGGCCCGGCGAGCCGTGGGACGTGCCGCTGGCCCCCGACGGCGTGCCCGTCGACGACGACGGGCCGACGGACCTCGCGCGGACCGTGCGGAACCTGCGGGCCGCCGCCCGCGCCGAGGCGATCCCGCCACCGCGGCGCCCGTGGCTGCCGGAGCTCCCGGCCGTCCGGGCGCACGAGGAGGTCGTGGACCCGGGGCAGACGGGGCTCGTGCTGGGCGTCGTGGACCGGCCGGCGCGCCAGGAGCAGCACCCGTGGGTGTGGGACCCCGACGCGGAGGGGTCGCTGGTCGTCCTGGGCACGAGCGGGGCGGGCAAGTCCGCGACGCTGCGCACCCTCGCGGTGAGCGCGGCGCTCGGTGCCCTGGGCGCCGGGGGGCCCGTGCACGTCCACGGCCTGGACCTCGGGTCCGGCGGGCTGGCCATGCTCGACGAGCTGCCGGTGGTCGGGTCCGTCGTCGACGGTGCGGACACCGAGCGCGTGCAGCGGCTGATGCGCACGCTGCGCGACGCGCTCGACGAGCGCGCGACCCGCTACGCGGCCGTGCGCGCGGGGTCGCTGACCGACTACCGCGCGTTGACCGGACGGGCGGACGAGCCGCGGCTGCTGCTGCTCCTGGACGGGCTCGCGGCGTTCCGCGAGGCGCACGAGGCGGACCCCGGGCGCACCGGCGCGTGGTCGGTGCTGCAGCGTCTGGTCGCCGAGGGCAGGCCGCTGGGGGTGCACGTCGCGATGTCCGCCGAGCGCCCTGGCGCCCTGCCCACGTCGCTCGCCGGCAGCGTCGCGCGGCGCCTCGTGCTGCGCCAGGCGGACGAGGGTGCGTACGGCGTCCTCGACGTGCCCAGGGACGTGCTCGGGCCGGCGTCGCCCCCCGGGCGCGGCGTCTTCGCCGGTGAGACCGACGAGGTCCAGGTCGCCGTGCCCGGCGGGCGCGCCGCACCGGCCGAGCAGGCCGCGGCCGTCGCGGCCGTCGCGCGCAGGCTGCGCGCGGCGGGCGTCGCGGCGACGCCGCCGGTGCGACGGCTGCCGACGGTCGTCGCCGCGTCGAGCCTGCCCGCCACCGTCGACGGGCTGCCGGTGCTGGGCGTCGCGGACGACACCCTGCAGCCCTGCGGGTTCGCACCGCGCGGCACGTTCCTGCTCGCCGGCATGCCGGGGTCGGGCCGCACGACGGCCCTCGTCGCCCTCGGTGACGCACTGCGCCGCGCACTGCCGGCCGCCCCGCTCTACTACGTCGGGGCGCGCCGCTCACCGGTGCGGGAGCGGGTCGCGTGGACGGCGACCGCCGGCACGCCCGAGCAGATCGCGACCCTCGCGCGGGACCTGCTGCCGGAGCTGGGTGCGGCACCCGCCGACGGCGCGCCGGTCGTGCTCGTCGTGGAGGCGATCGCCGACCTGCTCGGCGGGCCGGCCGAGCAGGCGCTGACGGAGGCCGTGCGCACGGCGCGGCGCAACGACCACTTCGTGCTCGCGGAGTCCGAGACCAGCACCTGGGGCTCGTCGTGGCCGCTGGTGGCCGAGGTGCGCAACGGGCGACGCGGGCTCGTCCTGCAGCCGGACCACCTGGACGGGGACGCGCTGTTCCGCACCACGTTCCCCCGCACGGGGCGCGCCGAGTTCCCTCCCGGTCGGGGCGTGCTGGTGGAGCACGGGAGGCTGCGCCGCGTCCAGCTGCCCGTCGCGGACTGA
- a CDS encoding DUF418 domain-containing protein: MTTPPPAVLPHAAPVPLPPPPRVGPVPVASRAVAPDVARGLALLGIAVANAVVHLAGGAVGLGLRPLDSSTLDRAVDGVVSLLVDRRTMPMFALLYGYGIGVVVRRRAAAWVSWPACRADLLRRAALLVAFGAVHVLLLFEGDILGAYGLTGLLAVTFVRASDRALLVTSAIVLVASGVVGGAMNGAIVLQEVFLGEPFVIPVEESPLAALATRALSGLFGAPLGAFIALPLVLLGMWGARRSVLERPAEHVRLLRRTAVVGLTVSVLGAVPFATAVARLRDPSTGDAIGSAILHEVTGAAGGVAFAALVGWVVAARGTTTATLGPVGRALRAVGTRSLTCYLLQSVLFVLPLAAWAGGLGRGMGSAQVVAWAIGVWLVTVGVAVALEAAGRRGPAEWLYRRLVYGRATASTGRLPAA, encoded by the coding sequence GTGACGACGCCGCCTCCCGCCGTGCTGCCCCACGCCGCGCCGGTCCCGCTCCCGCCTCCGCCACGCGTCGGGCCCGTCCCGGTCGCGAGCCGGGCCGTCGCCCCCGACGTCGCGCGCGGGCTCGCGCTGCTGGGCATCGCGGTCGCCAACGCCGTGGTGCACCTCGCGGGCGGGGCCGTGGGTCTGGGCCTGCGTCCGCTCGACTCCTCGACGCTCGACCGTGCCGTCGACGGCGTGGTCTCGCTGCTCGTCGACCGGCGCACGATGCCGATGTTCGCGCTGCTGTACGGCTACGGCATCGGGGTCGTCGTGCGCCGGCGAGCTGCCGCGTGGGTGTCGTGGCCCGCGTGCCGCGCGGACCTGCTGCGCCGCGCCGCGCTGCTCGTCGCCTTCGGTGCCGTGCACGTGCTGCTGCTGTTCGAGGGTGACATCCTCGGCGCCTACGGCCTGACCGGCCTGCTCGCGGTGACGTTCGTGCGCGCGTCCGACCGCGCGCTGCTCGTCACGTCCGCGATCGTGCTGGTCGCCTCCGGGGTCGTCGGTGGCGCGATGAACGGAGCGATCGTGCTCCAGGAGGTCTTCCTGGGCGAGCCGTTCGTCATCCCCGTCGAGGAGTCGCCCCTCGCGGCGCTGGCGACGCGGGCACTCAGCGGACTGTTCGGCGCACCGCTGGGCGCCTTCATCGCGCTGCCGCTCGTGCTCCTGGGCATGTGGGGTGCACGTCGCTCGGTCCTCGAGCGCCCCGCGGAGCACGTCCGGCTGCTGCGCCGCACGGCGGTCGTGGGGCTGACCGTCAGCGTGCTCGGTGCCGTGCCGTTCGCCACCGCCGTCGCGCGGCTGCGCGACCCGTCCACCGGCGACGCGATCGGGTCGGCGATCCTGCACGAGGTCACCGGCGCCGCCGGTGGCGTCGCGTTCGCCGCGCTGGTGGGCTGGGTCGTCGCCGCCCGCGGCACGACGACCGCCACGCTCGGGCCCGTCGGCCGCGCGCTGCGGGCCGTCGGCACCCGGTCGCTGACGTGCTACCTGCTGCAGTCGGTGCTCTTCGTGCTCCCGCTCGCCGCGTGGGCCGGAGGGCTCGGACGGGGCATGGGCTCGGCGCAGGTGGTCGCGTGGGCGATCGGCGTCTGGCTGGTCACCGTCGGCGTCGCGGTCGCTCTCGAGGCCGCGGGGCGGCGCGGGCCGGCCGAGTGGCTGTACCGCCGACTGGTCTACGGCCGGGCCACGGCGTCCACCGGGCGGTTGCCCGCGGCGTAG
- a CDS encoding WXG100 family type VII secretion target, with the protein MANIDVSYQEMRDAATRLTAGQDEITNRLGELRAFIESLVSSGFVTDQASVAFGESYRQFTQGATDTVSALTSLGEYLRAAAATLEDADAQLAAGLRG; encoded by the coding sequence ATGGCCAACATCGACGTCAGCTACCAGGAGATGCGGGACGCGGCGACGCGCCTGACCGCCGGGCAGGACGAGATCACGAACCGCCTGGGTGAGCTGCGGGCCTTCATCGAGTCCCTGGTCTCCTCCGGGTTCGTGACGGACCAGGCGTCCGTCGCCTTCGGGGAGTCGTACCGGCAGTTCACGCAGGGCGCGACCGACACGGTCTCCGCGCTGACGTCGCTGGGGGAGTACCTGCGCGCGGCCGCAGCCACCCTGGAGGACGCCGACGCCCAGCTCGCGGCGGGCCTGCGCGGCTGA